catcctgacgtggatgcaggactgctgcgaggcactgctgggacccagcgggacaggaccggctgtctcgtgtccacgtagcacccctcacgcagccagggccatcccgaaagcagacagacgctcccgtgtcagcagagaggagcaaggagcactgggctcctctcagggtacctcagctgggctcgctccacaacacgcccccattgtaaggcctgctgatgcccagctgccagaaatgcccaccttgtgctctccaagatgcacagggagagccaatgagcaggacactttgggaggcaaaccttccaagcctttctgaggccaggcacgcaccaagatcagccaagactctccacgctgcctggcccacccagcccagctctgtgctggccctgggccacagcagctccctccaagcaggaggcaaatgcatattgccaagagctgaaacccagctgtcttggtttggaaagacaggtgtctgctaaggaaggcagcaacctcccctgaaatggaaaaatgtagacctcttccctctgaattgttccaagtttgaaattaaggggagctcccaggcaaaaatatgggagcaggaataccagttctttcttagggaagaaaataacagataaaatacacaatgcagtgaactaaaacaacacagacagagtcagaatacaacctgacaccctggtggacagggtgttggtagcagtccaattggaattgtggctgcagtcctcccggagtgtcaggtgtggttctgttggagaagtgatcttgtggaaaagggtgcagtcttcctctgaagaggcagtggaagaggcagctgttcctctgggaaaatccagcgcagaaatagctgtgctcctgggccagaagttcaagaccatacatgcaggtagggatgcttggctcctccctctgggcggagcatctcacaatggcatgttacagttcttttcagtcttgcagtggcccactatcagcagatgtctttccggagggaggattgattgtggaagagataaggaacaactgcccacttcacacaagacaactgccatacagatggcaaatagaatacatcttgcttttttcgatctgggacaacagcagacagggaagatgtgaaaagggtgtgtgtaaaggccttttcattcacagcttccacagagagctttggggctcacagcgggacagagacggttctgctcgcacctctgtccaaaggggggtaacacatcctgctgcaggtgcttggcttggtctcggcaggtccaggtggatgccaaacctgctcttcacagccttcttcctgcccctctgccaagtgcaatgggccttcaaggactgaaaggagcacagagagccaaagggggatactcgcacctacctcactgggagctccctgggaagcactttccttgagaagcaagcccctttcctccaaaggcgtttccccaaacgtgcagcttttctggggaacaccaacacaccctcaagaaacgctggcaaggctgaaagacttcaggtcctttcaggacaggcactccagctctagctcgtattcccccaagtgtgtttccaggtggaggctcaGACGTGCAGCCCCAGGCCTTCTACAAACACGGGCTGCTCGCTGCCTCTTTCTGCCGGATCAGTGCGTGTCTCACAAATGGGACGGGACCCTGACTGCTTGCAGACTTGTGATTTATTATCTGTCTGCAtcatacaagcaaaaagcaagaggcacaggaaaatgaCAACACCCATGCAAACACAGATCACAGACAAGATGGCAGCCCATGCAAAGCCTTTTTATACCCATTCTTTGAACCAacagcataaaagaaaaggtgtaaagTCGTTATACTCTAAGCAATTAGAAAAGGACCCACGTGGGTTTAACATAAACAAAAAGGACTTCTATGAACctcaaacaatacacaataattcGTTCTTTAAGATGGAAACTTGTTCtatctttgcaaagcatatatCTAGGACTTTCCACATCTTGAGCTATCAATacgttcttgttctttcttgttccttatgaTAAATATCAATGTATTCACTTGGTTCTTAACTTCCTAGCTTTCTCAGAAGGTGTAgaaatttcccagcctttctcagctttggaaagtgtcttttacctttttatattcctacacctcttcagctgcctcaactcctgcctgcgctcacggcaccaaaaccaggctgttcccgGCCACAgaccagagccctgttcccacgggatgctcttgccagcaccttccagcacgcagtgtttttcatgcctgctcccaacaggctttggaaagcagagtccaacctggctgcctctgccaccagcacaccccaaacacaggcggaggaagaagcagcaggggctgttttgcggccatgcccaagagaaactggaagggcgccctccctgtgggctcacttggttggctttctgactggctctgagcctggggctgccattcctcacttgtggggaccagaaccacacccaggatcccggcactgcctgacagcgctccaggcactggcacggtcgcgcgtccgagtctcgggcaccgcgctgctgcttcatttgccctcaggcacacccaaagctccctgttaagcccggatggtcgctggttctgccctcttcctcatcctgtacagggatggagcactgctgtgctttcaggaagctattcttgaaaatttccagcattccaagctcctttgccctctgtggatgcttgccatggaatccctcacagctgggttcagagcatactCAGGTTGGCTCTTCCAAattccaggggctccagggtgctcagcaagatctgcagctccacagccttgtggaatttcagcacaggcacctttccagcctgatctgccctcgttcctctgtgtgtgtgcacaaaccatggcatggaaaaggacggcagcaggggcctgtgtgccccagggctcgggatttgcgtcgcttcagctccacagagatggaggcaaagtgaagaagccaaactctttattaatggaaaatgaaactAAGGGAcgagctgggaggggaaaaaagggaatgggcagggctgagggcttGCATTATGGAGCTGTCAAAAGGAAAAGcggaaggaaaacacaggaatgGGCATGATCTGAGGGCTGGTGAGATGGAGCTGTGAAAATGGAGGGagaatggaggggaaaaagtggATGGACAGTGtgtgagggctggagggagggagctaTATctacaggcagggagagggctgaagcCATGTGAGCTTCCCAGAGGCTCAGCTGTATCAatcatcagctgtgcctggagccccAGTGGCAATGGGAGGTGGTGTCCTCTTCAGtgtctcctggtgctgctcttggGGCACTGGTTCACCGGATCCAGAAAGCAACCCAATTTCTTCATCTTCTAGGCCTAACTGGGCTTGAATTTCAATGTCAGAGCAGGATGGGGTGGTATTATTCTTTGGAGACTGAAGGCCTGGAACAGAGAGCAAGAGAGCCATggtcagagcctggatctgcAGTGACCTGAGGAGACCGTTCTGCCACGGCCACCTCCCCCAACAATTGCCAAGGCCAAGAGAGAGGTGTTGGCAACAGGTCAGCAGCAAGCTGCTGGCCACAAATTCCACCCATGTCCCTGAAAtccctgtgtgctctgcccacgccaCCTCTCCTCCACACAGGGAGTGAAACCcgccagagctggggcagaaattcccactccctgcccaAGCAATGCAGCTCTCCCCCCGCCAAcccccgctgacagcccgctgccctcactcaccctgaCTGAGGGCGGggagctcttcctgctgccccctcaTCATGGGAAAGCCGGCCATCTCTGAGAACAAAGAGTTCATCTTggccccagcggcacagctccctgccagcggcgctgccagccctgtggccacacgccctggtggcccggcagggctcagcccgggcccttgccgcacgctgccgccccagggcacggctgccggagggcggcagcagcgccgaggccaggcggggctccacggcgccgggcccggatggcgctgccggggcagcagccgcggctggggccgagctgaggcggggcggggagggagcccgggctcgtggctcacccatgaacctgacggccgcctctcgcaggggctcctgtgggctctgcaggtagggcagggcccggcgcaggagctcggccactcggctcctgtcctcttccagctggagagagcggcaggagggaagggttggcgcgggctcggcccctgggccgggcgctccctgcgccctgtcccggcctcccctgcccgcacagccccgaggcccggccagcagccgctggcgccgggctctggaggcggcagagggccggctgctgcccggggagccacggggccgccccgcagccccgctgggccggggctccatcggcacccggctggggcccacgggagcctggagaagagcccgcgcggcctctgggtgcagcaccgggcaggggcacagctgccagcccacacacccagcaccgcgctcagggggcttctccaggctgagcctggggcttccaggccgtccttaccaggaCCTCAGCGAACTTCCACAGATTCCccttctccaccagctgctCGAGATTCCTCCTCTCCAGGAACCTGGCCGCACAAAGCAGTGTTTCCCGagaggcctggagagcagcagagacccAGAGATGGCCACAAAGCCCatggacctgtgtccctgtgccaaggcctggaggaggctgaagCCCACCAGGcgccagggcaggaggcagccgagccccctcccagcatcATAGGAATGCTCACCTTTGCCACGTGACAGTTCTCATCATGACAGTAGATTAAAAGTGCGTACAGGTTCCTGTTCACAATTGTCTTCaggggcttttttccctcatccactacTGATTCCATCACTGTACGGAAGAGTTGAATGGAGAGCAACTGCACGTGGCTGTTGTcctagaggaaaagaaaagacctACACCAGCTACT
This genomic interval from Anomalospiza imberbis isolate Cuckoo-Finch-1a 21T00152 unplaced genomic scaffold, ASM3175350v1 scaffold_492, whole genome shotgun sequence contains the following:
- the LOC137466995 gene encoding uncharacterized protein, yielding VLQRLDLSKCGGSVLRITSRYLQGECSQRRRLALRGLVVPSKDPSMASRMRNVSQSLLGLLGDADGEVVSMSLHVFTNMLQHKHIVVSSTTAPKLAEALLLLFDHDNSHVQLLSIQLFRTVMESVVDEGKKPLKTIVNRNLYALLIYCHDENCHVAKVSIPMMLGGGSAASCPGAWFLERRNLEQLVEKGNLWKFAEVLVRTAWKPQAQPGEAP